One Theropithecus gelada isolate Dixy chromosome 3, Tgel_1.0, whole genome shotgun sequence genomic window carries:
- the LOC112620054 gene encoding keratin-associated protein 19-8 produces the protein MSYYSSYYGGLGCGSGGFGGWVYGFGCGCGSFCRLGYGCGYGGYGFSCCQPLYYG, from the coding sequence ATGAGCTACTACAGCAGCTATTATGGAGGCCTGGGCTGTGGTTCTGGAGGCTTTGGTGGCTGGGTCTATGGCTTTGGCTGTGGTTGTGGCAGCTTCTGCAGGCTGGGCTATGGCTGTGGCTATGGAGGCTATGGATTCAGCTGCTGCCAACCATTATACTATGGATGA